The genomic interval GGCGCAACGTTCCATTTTGCGTACGAATGCCGCCAGGTCCGGACTGCCATACATGCCGTGGGCACAGATGACCACATCGTGCATTTCGGGAGAGGCATCTTCCCAGCTCTGCGAGAGGATCTCCACCGAATGGAGACCGGCGTTATCAAGATTTTCTCTCAGCATATCGGCCATGGCGGAAGTCGGTTCAACGGCTGTTAAGCTTCTGCAGGTCCTGGCCAGAGGGATGGTCCAACGCCCGGTGCCGGGTCCAATCTCAAGCACGGTGTCCTCGGCATTCATTTCTTTAAGGACGAAATCCAACAGGGGGTCAGGTCTTTCCGTCTTCTTTCGTGCGTGCCTTTTATATTTTTCAACCATCCCGTCCCTTCTGGGCCGGGAGTTTCTTTCCACAAGTTTCCGCCACAATTCAAACCAGTTATCTTCTTTCATCTATATTCCCTCAGTTTCAATACCCTATAGAACGGATCGGTTTTGCCTCTGTCGTTTCACAGCATACAGAGCGGCATTCGCCACCCGATCAAGAGCTAAGAGGGCTTGTTCAAATTGTCCGGAAAGGTCTGCCATCAGTTCTCTTCCTCCATTTGTCTATCGGTGTTCTTCGCCCTCTTTCGCCTTGTTCAATGCCTGATTTTCTTTTTCATAAAAGGTGAGTCCTACACGCTGGATATGTTCAACGACATCGGAGTCGCTGATGTCATGGAAGATCGACAGGTCAATAGCATAAGGCAG from Syntrophus gentianae carries:
- a CDS encoding class I SAM-dependent methyltransferase, with product MKEDNWFELWRKLVERNSRPRRDGMVEKYKRHARKKTERPDPLLDFVLKEMNAEDTVLEIGPGTGRWTIPLARTCRSLTAVEPTSAMADMLRENLDNAGLHSVEILSQSWEDASPEMHDVVICAHGMYGSPDLAAFVRKMERCARKRCYLAVRLTPADGIMAELSLKISGCRHDSPDAVIVYNALYTLGIYANVLVEDDTAHWINASLEDAIRRAKKHLHLGSSQAYDELISSTLNRRLSFSDGVYTWPDGMRSALLWWSPVHKD